The Anolis carolinensis isolate JA03-04 chromosome 1, rAnoCar3.1.pri, whole genome shotgun sequence genome window below encodes:
- the LOC134297860 gene encoding proto-oncogene Mas-like, whose translation MLTKIMEHMNSTIATEVSSLQDERKPGKPVDVPRSLQTRILFTSSPVCLFGLLLNLLIIWLYCCKIKKTKLTLYFLNMAIADLIIIFLNVTIIIAYFTPLNPSLKVRRILQILHVCAFDTTFFFKATISVERYIFLKWPFWYNHYRPNNFSVIISISLWGLSCVVSFVTYYGCYPRFDVSVNTLLNNCRAANAIEIIIELIIFLPSMIICTFALWIRMQTPVSRLDVSIVGLVLICLIINAPVRITQITSSWDYNVDRYVLGKISLLLDSVDSASNPIVFLIVGCKKNQKAILFLETALDEGNTTEKTQSSEVYA comes from the exons AT GTTGACAAAGATTATGGAACATATGAACAGCACCATAGCGACAGAAGTTTCTTCTCTTCAGGATGAAAGGAAACCAGGCAAACCTGTTGATGTTCCACGTAGCTTACAAACAAGGATACTGTTCACATCTTCTCCAGTCTGCCTCTTCGGGCTGTTACTAAATTTACTCATTATATGGCTTTACTGCTGTAAAATCAAAAAGACTAAATTAACTCTATATTTTCTTAATATGGCCATTGCTGATCTTATCATAATCTTCTTAAATGTTACCATTATTATTGCATATTTTACACCCCTAAATCCCAGCTTAAAGGTTCGACGGATATTGCAAATTCTGCATGTATGTGCATTTGATACCACCTTCTTTTTTAAGGCAACGATCTCTGTAGAACGGTACATCTTTCTTAAGTGGCCATTTTGGTATAATCACTACCGGCCCAACAATTTCTCTGTCATTATAAGTATTAGTTTATGGGGTTTGTCCTGTGTAGTATCATTTGTGACCTATTACGGCTGTTATCCAAGATTCGATGTCAGCGTCAACACACTTCTTAACAACTGCAGAGCTGCCAATGCAATTGAAATAATCATTGAGTTGATCATTTTCCTTCCCAGCATGATCATCTGCACTTTTGCCCTTTGGATCAGAATGCAAACTCCTGTATCAAGACTGGATGTTTCCATTGTGGGTTTGGTTCTTATATGTCTTATCATTAATGCCCCAGTTAGAATTACTCAAATCACTTCCTCTTGGGATTATAATGTAGATAGGTATGTGCTAGGCAAGATTTCTCTCTTACTAGACTCTGTCGACAGTGCTAGCAACCCTATCGTGTTCCTTATTGTTGGTTGTAAAAAGAACCAGAAGGCAATCCTGTTTCTTGAGACTGCTCTGGATGAAGGAAACACAACAGAGAAAACACAATCCAGCGAAGTATATGCCTGA